A single region of the Candidatus Dadabacteria bacterium genome encodes:
- a CDS encoding F0F1 ATP synthase subunit C, giving the protein MKRFVFTVAALAVAGVFGFAPDAFAATGETGDLAKLGIGLGAGLGIGIAAAIAGLGQGRATAAALEGIARNPGAASKIQTPMIIGLALIESLVIYALLIAFLLQGKI; this is encoded by the coding sequence ATGAAAAGGTTTGTATTTACAGTCGCCGCGCTTGCCGTGGCGGGTGTTTTCGGCTTTGCGCCGGATGCGTTTGCCGCTACGGGTGAAACCGGAGACCTTGCCAAGCTCGGCATAGGTCTTGGGGCGGGGCTTGGAATCGGCATAGCCGCGGCCATAGCCGGCCTCGGACAGGGCAGGGCGACCGCCGCCGCGCTTGAGGGTATCGCAAGAAACCCCGGAGCGGCGTCAAAGATTCAGACACCGATGATCATCGGTCTGGCTCTGATTGAGTCGCTCGTCATTTACGCGCTTCTGATAGCGTTTCTGCTTCAGGGCAAGATTTAA